In the genome of Streptomyces pactum, one region contains:
- a CDS encoding Fur family transcriptional regulator: MATAGPPVRGRSTRQRAAVSAALDEVDEFRSAQELHDMLKHRGDSVGLTTVYRTLQSLADAGEVDVLRTSDGEAVYRRCSSDDHHHHLVCRSCGKAVEVEGPAVEKWADSIAVEHGFVDVAHTIEIFGTCGECAAEARKG; encoded by the coding sequence GTGGCGACCGCGGGTCCCCCGGTGCGCGGCCGGTCCACCAGGCAGCGCGCGGCCGTTTCGGCCGCGCTGGACGAGGTGGACGAGTTCCGCAGCGCGCAGGAGCTCCACGACATGCTCAAGCACAGAGGCGACTCGGTGGGCCTGACCACGGTCTACCGCACGCTGCAGTCGCTGGCCGACGCCGGCGAGGTGGATGTGCTGCGCACCTCCGACGGCGAGGCCGTCTACCGCCGGTGCAGCAGCGACGACCACCACCACCACCTGGTCTGCCGCAGCTGCGGCAAGGCGGTCGAGGTGGAGGGCCCGGCCGTGGAGAAGTGGGCCGACTCCATCGCCGTCGAGCACGGCTTCGTGGACGTGGCGCACACCATCGAGATCTTCGGCACCTGCGGCGAGTGCGCGGCCGAGGCCCGGAAGGGCTGA
- a CDS encoding isoprenyl transferase, which yields MARRGILGGRQRRDYRAPDPHPSGARPPRIPGELVPEHVAIVMDGNGRWAKQRGLPRTEGHKVGAEQVLDVLQGAIEMGVGNVSLYAFSTENWKRSPDEVRFLMNFNRDFIRKSRDQLDALGVRVRWAGRMPKLWKSVAKELQIAQEQTKDNDRLTLYFCMNYGGRAELADAAQALAEDVKAGRLDPSKVNEKTLARYLYYPDMPDVDLFLRPSGEQRTSNYLIWQSAYAELVFQDVLWPDFDRRDLWRACVEYASRDRRFGGALPNEVRPGEGGAARGEAVSG from the coding sequence ATGGCACGACGCGGAATACTGGGTGGCCGGCAGCGGCGCGACTACCGGGCCCCGGACCCGCACCCGTCCGGCGCACGGCCGCCGAGGATCCCCGGTGAGCTGGTCCCCGAGCACGTGGCCATCGTCATGGACGGCAACGGCCGCTGGGCCAAGCAGCGCGGCCTGCCCCGCACCGAGGGGCACAAGGTCGGCGCCGAGCAGGTCCTCGACGTGCTCCAGGGCGCCATCGAGATGGGTGTGGGGAACGTCTCCCTCTACGCCTTCTCCACCGAGAACTGGAAGCGGTCGCCGGACGAGGTCCGCTTCCTGATGAACTTCAACCGCGACTTCATCCGCAAGTCCCGCGACCAGCTCGACGCGCTCGGGGTGCGGGTGCGCTGGGCGGGCCGGATGCCGAAGCTGTGGAAGTCGGTCGCCAAGGAGCTCCAGATAGCGCAGGAGCAGACCAAGGACAACGACCGCCTCACGCTGTACTTCTGCATGAACTACGGCGGGCGCGCGGAGCTGGCGGACGCCGCCCAGGCGCTGGCGGAGGACGTCAAGGCGGGCCGGCTGGACCCGTCCAAGGTCAACGAGAAGACCCTCGCCCGCTACCTGTACTACCCGGACATGCCGGACGTGGACCTGTTCCTGCGGCCGTCCGGAGAGCAGCGGACCTCCAACTACCTGATATGGCAGAGCGCGTACGCCGAGCTGGTCTTCCAGGACGTGCTGTGGCCGGACTTCGACCGGCGAGACCTGTGGCGGGCCTGTGTGGAGTACGCCTCCCGGGACCGCCGGTTCGGCGGTGCCCTGCCCAACGAGGTGCGGCCGGGCGAGGGCGGCGCGGCGCGGGGCGAGGCGGTCTCCGGCTGA
- the recO gene encoding DNA repair protein RecO: MSLFRDDGIVLRTQKLGEADRIITLLTRGHGRVRAVARGVRRTKSKFGARLEPFSHVDVQFFARGSELIGRGLPLCTQSETIAPYGGAIVTDYARYTAGTAMLETAERFTDHEGEPAVQQYLLLVGGLRTLAAGEHEPHLVLDAFLLRSLAVNGYAPSFDDCAKCGMPGPNRFFSVGSGGVVCGDCRVPGSVVPSAETLTLLGALLTGDWTTADACEPRHAREGSGLVAAYLHWHLERGLRSLRYVEQ; the protein is encoded by the coding sequence ATGAGTCTGTTCCGCGACGACGGCATCGTGCTGCGCACCCAGAAGCTCGGCGAAGCGGACCGGATCATCACCTTGCTCACCCGTGGTCACGGCCGGGTACGCGCCGTGGCCCGGGGGGTGCGCCGCACGAAGTCGAAGTTCGGGGCCCGGCTGGAACCCTTCAGCCACGTGGACGTGCAGTTCTTCGCCCGCGGCAGCGAGCTGATCGGCCGCGGGCTCCCGCTGTGCACCCAGAGCGAGACCATCGCCCCGTACGGCGGCGCGATCGTCACCGACTACGCCCGGTACACCGCCGGCACCGCGATGCTGGAGACCGCCGAGCGGTTCACCGACCACGAGGGCGAGCCGGCCGTGCAGCAGTACCTGCTGCTCGTCGGCGGCCTGCGCACGCTCGCGGCGGGGGAGCACGAGCCGCACCTGGTGCTCGACGCCTTCCTGCTGCGGTCGCTCGCCGTCAACGGGTACGCCCCCAGCTTCGACGACTGCGCGAAGTGCGGAATGCCGGGGCCGAACCGATTCTTCTCGGTGGGCTCCGGCGGCGTGGTATGCGGTGACTGCCGGGTGCCCGGTAGCGTCGTACCCTCGGCGGAGACGCTGACGCTGCTCGGCGCGCTGCTCACCGGGGACTGGACGACGGCCGACGCGTGCGAGCCGCGCCACGCCCGGGAGGGGAGCGGTCTGGTGGCCGCGTATCTGCACTGGCACCTGGAGCGGGGTCTGCGCTCGCTCCGGTACGTGGAGCAGTAG
- a CDS encoding DUF397 domain-containing protein translates to MSYIQWRKSSYSGATENNCLQLASTAPAAILLRESDDPAHVITTTPAALGGLLRTARAGGFDHLRRAGQ, encoded by the coding sequence ATGTCGTACATACAGTGGCGGAAGTCCTCGTACTCCGGAGCGACCGAGAACAACTGCCTCCAGTTGGCCAGCACCGCCCCCGCCGCGATACTCCTGCGGGAGAGCGACGACCCCGCGCACGTGATCACCACCACCCCCGCCGCCCTCGGCGGCCTCCTCCGCACCGCGCGGGCCGGTGGATTCGATCATCTGAGGCGTGCGGGACAATGA